Below is a genomic region from Streptomyces sp. NBC_00461.
GCACGGAGCGCGAAGAAGCGACAGCGGGGAGGTCGGGCGTCCGGTGCCCCAGCCCGATGCTCGACGGAACGTCTTGGCGCTGTGCTTGTTCGTCCCTTTGGGAGCGCTCTCAGCAATAATGAGGTGACGCCTCCACCGCAGGGATCGGGGTGACTGAGGCGGCGTCCGTGGATCGCCGCTGCTTCTCCCGGTTTCCTCTTGTGGAGGCGACCACCTGAAGTGCCGTGAGCCCGTGACGCTGTCAACGGTGCGGCGAAGGCCACGGTGCTCGCCCGGCGTTGTCTCTCCAGGAGTACTGCACGTGTTGCTGACCACCGAGCATCTTCCGCCCGAGGAACGTTTCGCCTACTTCCGGGAGGCCACCCGTCACGTGCCCGAGCCCATCGACGTGCGCAGCGACACCGCCGACTTCGCCGCGAGAGTGCGTATGACCTCCTTCGGCGCCATCGCCGTCACGGATTTCACCGCTCTGGGCCCGATCTCCATGGAGGTGCGACGAGGTCCCCGTCTGATTCGGCAGTCCGATCCGGAGGGCTATCGCCTGCTCCTCGGCCTGCGCGGACACACCGGAGTGCGCCAGGGCGGACGCGAAGCCACCCTGGGTTCTGGGGACATGGCCTTGTATGACACCTCTCGGCCGCTGCGAGGCTGGCGCGGCGTCGAGGCCGGTCCCGCTCGGTTGCTGATGGTGGATTTGCCGCGAAGCCTCGTTCCCGTCCCACCGGACAGGGCCGCACGTGTGACCGCGGTACGGATCACCGGAGAAGTCGGCATCCCCTCGCTGCTCAGGGCGACAGTCACCCGGATGGCCGATGACACGGAGCACTATTCCCCTGCGGAGGCGGTACAACTGTCCGGGGTCCTCACGGACCTGGTCAGTCTGCTCGTGGCCCACGTCTCGGACGCTCCGGGTGAGCCGACCCGCGACGCCGAGCGGCGCCTGCTGATGGTCCGGATCCAGGCATTCGTCGACCATCGGCTCGGCGATGCCGACCTGTCCCCGGCCACGATCGCCGCCGCCCACCACATCGGTGCCCGGACCCTGCACCGGCTGTTCGAGCAGCACGGGCTCACCGTGGCGGGCTGGATCCGGCAACGCCGCCTGGAGCGCTGCCGCCGCGATCTGACCACACCCAGCCTGGCCGGTCAGCCCATCGGCGCGATCGCCCGACGGTGGTGCTTCGCCGATGGCGCCCACCTGTCCAGGGCGTTCAAGGCGGCTTACGGCATCACACCCGGTACCTGGCGCGCACTGCACCACGTCGCTGGCCAGCCCGATGGTGTCAGCCCGGCCTGGGGAGCGGCGGCTGCCGGCCACACCTGCCAGTGCGCCGACCACGCGTGATCACCGCTTCTTGAACGGCCAGGCGCGCATGTTCAAACATCTGTCAGTAAGCGACAAAGGCAGTCGATCCCTGCCGTGACAGAGTCGGAGCGGTATCAGCGAGAGTCGCTGCACCGTTCGTCGGCCTCCGCCCTGCCGACCCTGGTGGGGATCGATTGAGCACGCTGAAAACCGAATCTCCTAAGAGTCAGCCGGCCACTGGGACGAGCCCGGATTGCTCCCTCGTCAGGGGAAGCCCGGCAGCCGCTCCGTGGGCCCTGCTCCAGGCGGACGCGGACGGAGCCCGGCCTGACTGAGGCCGCCGAACACTGGGGCCGGTTCGTCAGCTCTTCGGACATTCTCGGGCTTCCGCGGGAGGACCGCTTGGACATCACACTCGTCATTGAGCCGGATCCGCGGCGTACGCTGCGGATCTCGCGCTACCTGGTGCGGCCCTTGTTCTTGAAACTCGCCTGTGTGTCGGTTGTCGGAGACGTGCTCATCGTCTCCGTGACGGGTGGGCTGCACGGCGTCTTCTCGATCGCCTTGATGATCTCGACACCCGTGATCCTCGGGCTGGTTCTCGAATGGAGAGCAAGGCTGGGAGTGCGGTACATCCGGCGAAGCCGCATGACCGCCGAACTGACGGAGGACAGCCTCCGATTGTCACTTCCCGACCGGAGCAGCAACTGGCGGTGGGCAGCTGTCCAACGTGTTGTCGACCATCGCGACGCGTGGTTGCTGAAGCTGTCCACACATCAGGCCCTCATCCTGCCCAAGGAGGCGTTCACCGATCAGCAGAGGGCTGAGTTCCTGGCGTTCGCCGAGAGGAAGGGATTTCTGGTGGCGGCCGTCGCATCGACTCGCTCACGCCTGTAAGGATCCGCCCCTCGCCGACATAGAGAGGGTGTGGGGGCCCAGGGAAGGAGAGCTTGTGGCTACACCGGATCCGGATCAGTTCCGGGTGATGTATGCCGAGCATTATGACCGAGTGCTGCGCTACGCCTGGCGGCGAACAGGCGCCGACGCGGCAGCCGATGTCACAGCCGAGGTGTTCATGGTGGCCTGGCGGCGGATGGG
It encodes:
- a CDS encoding helix-turn-helix domain-containing protein, which gives rise to MLLTTEHLPPEERFAYFREATRHVPEPIDVRSDTADFAARVRMTSFGAIAVTDFTALGPISMEVRRGPRLIRQSDPEGYRLLLGLRGHTGVRQGGREATLGSGDMALYDTSRPLRGWRGVEAGPARLLMVDLPRSLVPVPPDRAARVTAVRITGEVGIPSLLRATVTRMADDTEHYSPAEAVQLSGVLTDLVSLLVAHVSDAPGEPTRDAERRLLMVRIQAFVDHRLGDADLSPATIAAAHHIGARTLHRLFEQHGLTVAGWIRQRRLERCRRDLTTPSLAGQPIGAIARRWCFADGAHLSRAFKAAYGITPGTWRALHHVAGQPDGVSPAWGAAAAGHTCQCADHA
- a CDS encoding YcxB family protein, whose product is MDITLVIEPDPRRTLRISRYLVRPLFLKLACVSVVGDVLIVSVTGGLHGVFSIALMISTPVILGLVLEWRARLGVRYIRRSRMTAELTEDSLRLSLPDRSSNWRWAAVQRVVDHRDAWLLKLSTHQALILPKEAFTDQQRAEFLAFAERKGFLVAAVASTRSRL